The window tgctccaccattcaatcagatcatagcTGACaacttttgttttgaatttcatatacccatcttccATGTTTCTCGATAACATCTAACCTGATATTACACAAAGGCTACCTACGTGTAATTTCTTGGGTGGTGTCTCCTAAGTCCACAAGCTTCATCTTTGAGGAGGTTGAATAATCACCACCTCCAGGTTTCCCTTCCAAGATTGATTACATTTTAAAGAGGATCTGGCCACTgaatcaaaatcatggaatttctCATCTAGCAGCATTGTAGGAGCACTTTTACTATGTGAACTGCAGTGGGTCATAAGGCAGCTCAATACTGCCACTACTTCAATATTGTatttggacaataaattctgttttgctggtGCTGTCCCTAGAATGAATATCAAAATTAGGGTAACTATATCTATGTGTTCAATCATTCTTAGATAGCTAATTAATTTGAAAACAAACTAATGAAATGCAACTACTATTAAGTAAATTCAGTGTTTATCCCTTTTCTAAGAATCAAAGGTGATCAACTGTCATTTGTGTTGTGTATCTTTATAAAATTTGTAACTGGACAACAGTAAAATTATTTTTCATGAAACTGCAATGCTCTGATCAAACTGCACCTTGACCATTGTCAAATTTTGAACTCCAAGATGCAAAGGAAAATTGAAGCAATATAGGTAAGTGGTACCATAAAATTGGCCTCTAATACTAGAAGATTGTTTCATTGAGGGAgatcagttcagttcagttccgttggctggattgttggttgaCAGAGCACTGTGATGacaacagcatgagttcaattcccattacCAGTTTGAGATTATCTTGAAggactccttctcaacctcttcccttgcctaaGGTCTGATGGCCCTccggttaaatcaccaccagccacttctttctctcattagagagcagCCCCTTTGGTTTGGTAAGACGATGGtgacaacatctttctgagaCTGTTTGTTTAACTTTGGATGAAATGTACAGATTTGCTGTGGTCGTGACTCTACTTTAAATGTTCGGAACTCTCAAAAGAAACAGCGATGGTTGAATGAAGGTTCTTACTGGTTACAAACTAAACTTGCACTATTGCAAAGAATTTCTTTGCAGAGTTGAATAAATTTCTCTGTAGTTCATTGGCAGTAAAAGTTCTGGTTCTTCAGTTGCTAGTTAAATACTGTGATGTTATAAGAGCCCTTTCTGTATGAGGAGCAATGATAGGCAGAATAGGCTTCTGATTTTGTATTTCTGAAAACTATATATAGGAATTTGCTGCATGCATTTTGTCTGGTTTGAAAATTTGGGCTGGAATTGAGTGTATCCTGGATGGAGTAGGGCATTTGAGAGTTTATTTTCATGcttgatacagaactgacttgaaggtaaaagacagtagtggtggagggttgcttttcagactggagggctgtggcctgtggtgtgccacaaggaaaCGTGCTGGGTCCATTGGTTTTcgtcagaaatgatttggatgtgaacgtgggagatatggttaataagtttgtagatgacaccaaaattggaggatgagtggacagcaaaaaaggttaccttttgatcagatgggccagtgggctgaggagtggcagatggagtttaatttagataaatgtgaggtgctgcattttggaaaggcaagccagtgcaggacttatacacttaaatggtaaggtcctggagagtattgttgaacaaaaagacctggagtccaggttcacagttccttgaaagtggagtcacaggtaaataggatagtgaagaaggcgtttagtatacttgcctttattggtcaaagcattgagtgtaggagttgggaggtcatattgcatccatacaggaCAAtgattaggccacttctggaatactgtgtgcatgtttgttctccctgctatcggaaggatgttgtgaaacttgaaagggttcagaaaaaatttacagggatgttgccagggttggagggtatgagttatagggagaagctgaagagACTGgtactattttccctggaatatcggaggctgaggggtgatgaccttatggagatttataagatcatgagcgGTACGGaaatggtaaatagacaagatcttttccctggggtagaggagtccaaaactggagggcataggcttatgagaggggaaagcttgaaaagggacctcagggatacctgagtagtaagggtatggaatgctctgcctgcaacggtagtagattcgccaagtgcatttaagtcgtcattggacaggcatatggacgtacatggaatagtgtaggtgggatgggcttcagattagtatggcagggtggcgcaacatcaagggtcaaagggcctgtactgcgctgtaatgttctgtttcacgcagagggtgatgcacgtatggaatgaaccgccagaggaaatggtagaagctgttacaattacaatatttaaaaggcatctggatggctatatgggtttcaagggatatgggccaaatgctggaaaatgggactagattaatttaggatatctggttggcatggacaagtttgaccatagggtctgtttcctttctgtatatctctctgactcaataatctgggggaaaaaaaattactcCGGTTTATGTAATAAAGTTACTTTCTGTTGCAGTATGATAATCTGATAACTCCGATTGACTATTTGTTCTTTCAGGCAAACAATGCCAATAAAAAGCAAGGTTTATGACAGTCAAGGTCTCCTCATCTGTAGCAGGATGGATCGGTGTGATTGCTTGGATGAGGATTGTTTGGGCTGCTTCTACCCCTGCCCTAACTGTGGCTCCCAAAAATGTGGAGTTGAATGTCGCTGTGACCGCAAGTGGTTGTACGAACAAATTGAAATTGAAGGTGGTGAGGTAATTCGCAATAAAAACGTGAACTAAGCTTTTGAAGATTTTTGAAAGATATTTTTATTTATAACTCTAAACTAGAATGTGCCATTTCCCTCTGTGATCATTTAGGAATGTAGACTTGTCAAAGTATATTGGTTCAAGGAACCAAGGTTCGTTCCAGTGAGGGGATACCAATTGCAAATCTTAAAATGTATACTTATATTTAAAATGTTCTAagattaaaacattaaaaatgtaTGATCAACAGTGTTAAATACAGTATGCTGTAAGTGCGAATGTTGGCTGGAGAATTGTATTTTATCTACTCTGAATTAACACGTTCACTTTTTAAGCAATAAATCCTACTTTTATTGGTTACTTTGTTTACTTTAAATTACTGGATAATTAAAAAAGATCAGTGCAAAATTAAATTGTTATGTCTAAACTATCCATGTATTAACTGTAAATAAAACTCATTCCTTTCTCATAGCATTTTGCTCTTTAATTAATAAAGAGATTACCTGTGTGGTGTCTGAAGCTAGTTACGTGCTTGCTTTTTAAAAAGCAGCATTACTCATTTTTAGGGTATGAGTTTATGGTAGCAGACCCATGATTTTTGTGTGGTTAAAATGGTGTTTCTCTTGAAGCTTGATATCCTTAAATCACCATTGCATGCCTTTCTATCCCTCTCATACCATATTCACTCCTTCCATTCCCACTCAGTCTGGAGGAGGACCTCTGGATTTTCCCAGCTACCCACCTTGAAGTTGAAATTCCATCTGATATCTCTATTTGACTATCAGTTTTGTTTACTAGTGCTCTTGTAATGCACTTTGTGGTACTTAATTAGATTACAGGTTTTATAGGAACGAGAGTAGACCATCAAGCACTGCCCtgccatttaataggatcatgactgatcaaatCCTTCAATGTCTTTTACCTATGAAATTCGCATGACTGTAGGTCATTGGTAATCAATTTCAATAGTCAATTCCTGTCTGAAACAGACTCCAGCACTAcgttagagaattccaaagtttcacaaaCAGCAGAGTAATAAAATTCTTCGCTTCAACTCAGGTGGCATCCCCCTTAGTTGTAAATTGTGTCCCCTAGCTCTAGACACTCAAACCATCTTAGTTGCATCTACCCTTTGTGTTTGTGAGTTTCAATATAGTCacacctcattcttcaaaactcccaTGAATATAGGCCCAGTGTGCCCATTTTTCCTTCTAGAGTAGTCCACACTATCCCCTGGAACTATTTTTGTGAACCTGCATAAGATTTTGTAAGTGAACATTCAGATTTGCGTGCAGATTTAAGAATGCCTTAGTATGTGGCAGGTGATTGACTTTGTGGGGAAATACCCAATTTACTCATTTGATCATTTAACAATAGACATTTGAGGGGCTGGGGCACGACTGATGTTTTACATAGGTGTCGTGACTTCTGAAGATGTCACCGGGGGTTGGTGTATAAATGAGAAATATGTGGCCAAGGATGGTGTTACATAAGGTAATAATCCCAAAAAGGGAAATTGTGAAGAATGCATCGTtgtggatattttctaatcaacctgttcagagatgtttgtATATCCCTCTGgtgcagatgggacttgaaccaaggcTTCCTAGTCCACAGGTGAGGACACTGCCACTTATCACAAGAGCTCCATTTCACCAATATTTAACCACACTTAACTGCTATAGTGATAAgctacattttgtttttaaaaaaaaacatttattgttAAGAGGCAAAAGTAGTTGATCACCTTCCTCAGGATTGGTCATTAGCATTCTACTAAATGCAAGTGGTAgtatctctacctctgagccagaaggctcaGTTTTGAggcccacttgctccagaggtgggtCAGAACATctatgaacaggttgatgagaaatatATTCTACTATGCACAAATTCTCCAGCTGCTTATAGAGGCTCTGGTTATAACAGTGTCTGGTGAGAAGCAAAACCACAATAGTTAACTGCACAGATTTCTAATGTATAAATCTCGTACAATCCTGTGGTTACGTTAATGCTCACTAGGTGTCAGTAAAAGACTTGCTTCAGCAGTTACTCATAATACCATGGACATTTAAAGTCTGATTCTGTAGTTTAAATATTCCATTTTGTACGTTAAAAAGATCAAAAATATGATTTCCCTTCCCAGTATATTAACCTTCAGAAACATGCAAACTAAGAACAACTGCATAAGCCAGATGGCTGTTATTTGTTGGGTGCATTTGCACAAGTTAGCATAATATGAataatatttattcatttgtctGACATATTGTGCCAAATAGACATGCTTCACATGATTGACATAACAACTAACAAGACCATTATTTTGACTGTGCACAGAAATACTCAGACAAAACCCCAGCAGCTCACTCATTCTAAGAATTGCATTGTCAAATTGTAGGATAAGGTTCTGCACTTTTCTCAGCTTTTGCATGAAGGGAAGTTTCTTACTGCCTGAATGGCCTGGCTCTGATGTCAAGGTTATGTCCACTGTGTACATGACACATTTTCAAGCAAGGTGTTAGTGATCAGAAGCAGGTAGGTGTTTGGGTGATTGCCTGCCCTCTCTGGTCCAGTAGGTCCTGTGATTGGTGGTTAATCATTCCTATATTGTGACCATATGAGAATAGCACATAAATGTGATCTGCTGCTTGTATTTGACACTTATGACTGAGGAGGAAATATGCTTGAACCTCACCATGTGAAAAAATTATCTGGACATGACCACACATGTTCAAGAGTGTTTGCTATAAATCTTTTTCCTGTGTTCTAACAGCAGATACACTTCAAAGATAGCTAATTAATGACAATGTATTTTACCATGTCCTGGATTAGGAGCTGTTGAATGATTCCAAGTCTTTTTTTTCAAACCACTCTTCTGTTGCCATCAGTAGAATGGTACTTAAGTATGATACTGTGGCTATTCTATAATATCGGAGATGCTATGTGTCATGTGAGCTATTTGACCAAAGCTGAATTTGTTTGGTGAATGTAAAAGTCCCATGACACCATTTTAAAGAAAGAGTGAATAACTCCCTTTCCTATCATTGCCACTTTTTGTCTCTCATGACAACGTTGACAGAAACCGATTGTCTGGTCATTCTCTCATTCCTATTTGTTGGACTTGCTATTTGTAGGTTGGTTGCCACATTTCCCTATATTTCAAAAGTGACCACTGCTGTAAAGTACTTAAGGGCatcctgaagttgtgaaaggtaCTATAGAAATAGATGTGCATCTTGTTTGTGCAACTGGCAAATGCAGCGATCCTCCAATAGAGGGTGCTACAACTGCACTATTCTACTGCAGTTCACAGTTTCACCTTCAATTGCCATTAATGTGCCTATTATACCTAATAAATATTGCCATTTGTGAGTTCTATGGGATACTAATCACGTGCAGAAAAGTTAGACTGTAAATACCCTGAATTATTTGGAAGTTATTAACAGGCAAAATTGTTAATTCTATCTAAGCAATCTTGGTAAAACACTTTAGGTTATCCAGTGATTGTGAAATGTGTCATTAAAAATGCCAGTCTTTTCTTTAATATTAAAGTTTCAAATGAAGGAACATCACGAGGACCAGTTAGCCCAGTGTCTAAGGATTTTTATTTGTTTATGAGAAAATGAATGAAAGAACGTTTGAACTTCCCTTACAGAGCTTGCCTTGTGTGTTCTTGCATTAACTCCCTCCCTGGCACCCCACAAAGAAGGATGTGTGTTGTTAGGAACTGCAATTAATTATAAGACCTTAAGATCACAAAACATAGGAGCAAAAGTTACCCATTCCATCTACTCTGTCTTTCAGTGAGATTGTGgttatctgataatcctcaactccattttccttcctattCTCTGTAACCTTTGGGTCCCtgacaaattttaaaaagattgtctcagccttgaatatgcttaataACCCAATCTGTATAGCCttctctgttttttaaaaaaacaaattcactGTCGTCTAAAACAAGAAACTCCTTGTCTCTCTTTCATGTACAATCCCACCTAATTGACTTATTGATTAATTTTGGAGATTATCATATTGGATGGAATCAAATGGCCAATGATATACAGCCCTGGGTGGAGAATTGAGGTGTCTAGTTAGAGATCCTGATGATGAATGATGTGTAAACCTGGTTCCTGCTAGTTGGAGTAGTTATGTCTAATTAGGCATAGTAACTTGTACTGATTGTTAtcatacaataaatgacatcttGTTAAACAAGTTCTTCTTGTTAAAACCAACTAGTGGCTCACCTTCAACCAATGCTAAACAACAAGCCCTTAGACTCAATGTAGACCATGTCAAAGGATAGGAattctgcagcgagtaacttatctcctgactcccccaaaacctgttcaccatcaacaaggcagaagtcagaatGCTGTGTGATGCATCCCACTTGCCTGAGTGAGAGCAGTTCCAACACTATTACAGAAGCTCGAcaatatccaggacaaagcagcccacgtaATTGGCTCCACATTCACAAATATTTACTCCTTCCAGCACTAATAGACAATGgcaacaatgtgtaccatctataatATTTATAGCAGAGTCTTTAGCAGGTTTCCAACACAACCACTGCCATCTGGAAGCACCAGGGCAGCAGACGCACAAGTACACCATTGCCTGCAATATCCCTCCAGCTACTCACCATCTCACCATCCAgacgtggaaatatatcaccatcacTTCAATGTTGCTGAATCAAAGTCCTgaacccccctcctccccaaacTAATGGCAATGTGGGTGTATCTACACCAACtggactgcactggttcaagaaCACAGTTCACCATAACTGTTTTGAGCACAACTGGTGATGGCAATAAATAccagcccagccagtgatgcccacgtcccatgaatgttttttttaaaacagaagagAGGATTGGTGGAAACATTCTATCCCAGCCATCAGTTGGTCACGGTTGGTTCCACCATGCATGCAATATGGTGATCAGcaggtatgggccaggtgctggcaaatgggttagattaggttagaatatctggtcggcatagacgagttggacccatggatctgtttccatctctatgagtctaaatAACCTAGGGTAACAATGGAAGAGAGTTGACCCAGAAGAATAAATTTTCAAATGACTAGTAAGCTTAGCACACTAAAGACATGAATACTTTAAAAATGCTTGTCTGGAGTTACCTGCTATGTGGAGTAATGAGACAGAACTTGTAGAAGGAACTGGCAGAAAAAAGCAGTACTCCAGTGTGGTCTAATAAAAGACTTTAAAAATCTAGTCACGGTTGACAATTACAGAGCCCTAAGAGAAGACAGATCTGTCAGGGCTGTCCTGATTCAGGGTTCAGCCATCTGTTCTAGATCTccatgaataaagttaaaaattcttGTAGGTAAGATGAAAAACATAAGGTTAACAACGTGAAGAACTGGTCAGG is drawn from Hemiscyllium ocellatum isolate sHemOce1 chromosome 18, sHemOce1.pat.X.cur, whole genome shotgun sequence and contains these coding sequences:
- the LOC132824241 gene encoding ARL14 effector protein-like isoform X2, giving the protein MRKLKGELRPLKQARTTKTLRSLQFANPGRQITEFTPEASRREKRKQQTKPPSQSNADRQTMPIKSKVYDSQGLLICSRMDRCDCLDEDCLGCFYPCPNCGSQKCGVECRCDRKWLYEQIEIEGGEVIRNKNVN